In Camarhynchus parvulus chromosome 28, STF_HiC, whole genome shotgun sequence, the following proteins share a genomic window:
- the LSM4 gene encoding U6 snRNA-associated Sm-like protein LSm4: MLPLSLLKTAQNHPMLVELKNGETYNGHLVSCDNWMNINLREVICTSRDGDKFWRMPECYIRGSTIKYLRIPDEIIDMVKEEVVSKGRGRGGMQQQKQQKGRGVGGAGRGVFGGRGRGIPGSGRGQQEKKPGRQSAKQ; the protein is encoded by the exons ATG CTTCCCCTGTCCTTGCTCAAGACGGCGCAGAACCACCCCATG CTGGTGGAGCTGAAGAACGGGGAGACGTACAACGGGCACCTGGTGAGCTGCGACAACTGGATGAACATCAACCTGCGGGAGGTTATCTGCACATCGCGG GACGGGGACAAGTTCTGGAGGATGCCCGAGTGCTACATCCGCGGCAGCACCATCAAGTACCTGCGGATCCCCGACGAAATCATCGACATGGTGAAGGAGGAGGTGGTGTCCAAGGGCAGGGGCCGCggggggatgcagcagcagaagcagcagaagggacGTGGCGTTGGAGGAGCTGGACGAG GTGTGTTTGGTGGCCGTGGCCGAGGAATCCCAGGCAGTGGGAGAGGCCAGCAGGAGAAGAAGCCAGGCAGGCAATCAGCCAAGCAGTGA
- the PGPEP1 gene encoding pyroglutamyl-peptidase 1 isoform X2, producing the protein MATTVTLEKCGHNVGYKGLDNCRFCPGSQCCVEGGPECIDSIIDMDAVSSRVSALGLDVTVTISKDAGRYLCDFTYYTSLYQSHGRSAFVHVPPLGKPYSAEQLGRALQAIIEEMLDFLEHSEDKINCQHEH; encoded by the exons ATGGCCACCACCGTCACCCTGGAGAAGTGTGGCCACAACGTGGGCTACAAGGGGCTGGACAACTGTCGCTTCTGCCCGGGCTCGCAGTGCTGCGTGGAGGGCGGCCCCGAGTGCATCGACTCCATCATCGACATGGACGCCGTCAGCAGCAGGGTGtctgccctggggctggatgTCACTGTCACCATCTCCAAGGACGCCGGCAG GTACCTCTGTGACTTCACCTACTACACCTCCTTGTACCAGAGCCATGGGAGGTCAGCATTTGTCCACGTGCCTCCTCTGGGGAAACCTTACTCTGCAGAACAGCTGGGCCGGGCCCTGCAGGCCATCATAGAGGAAATGCTGGATTTTTTGGAGCACTCTGAAGACAAAATCAATTGTCAACATGAAcactga
- the LOC115914345 gene encoding putative protein TPRXL isoform X2: protein MARGALRLLCCAAALLAAAATSQGTPPGLDLGAVRAAPSNQTRASTPPSISGSTAPSASPSNQTTAPTPSSTSGSKTSPSSPSSTTTAATPSSTSRSTPPSSPSNITTPTTPSSTSRSTPPSSASITTPTTPSKTSRSTPPSSPSNTTTPTTPSNTSRSTPPQSSPSNTTTPTTPHTISGSTPPLSSSNTTIAPSSARTPPSNATTAPTPSHTSVSRPTEHPSSPSGPASSPTATVSPGPNSTSIVTASSRRTAAPGSSAPHRAEPCRGRCHLPGRVRAAGRGGRAAGAAVPARDAPLPAPG from the exons ATGGCCCGGGGCGCGCTCCGCCTGCTCTGCTGCGCCGCTGCCCTGCTCGCTGCCGCAG CCACCAGCCAGGGCACTCCACCTGGCCTTGATTTGGGAGCAGTCCGTGCAGCTCCATCCAACCAAACCAGAGCATCAACCCCACCCAGCATCTCGGGATCAACAGCACCTTCAGCATCTCCATCCAACCAAACCACAGCACCAACCCCTTCCAGTACCTCGGGATCAAAAACctctccatcatctccatccagcaccaccacagcagCAACCCCATCCAGTACCTCGAGATCAACACCTCCATCATCTCCATCCAACATCACCACACCAACAACTCCATCCAGTACCTCGAGATCAACACCTCCATCATCTGCATCCATCACCACACCAACAACTCCATCTAAGACCTCAAGATCAACACCTCCGTCATCTCCATCCAACACCACCACACCAACAACTCCATCCAACACCTCGAGATCAACACCACCTCAATCATCTCCATCTAACACCACCACACCAACAACTCCACACACTATTTCAGGGTCAACACCTCCATTATCTTCATCCAACACCACCATAGCACCATCTTCAGCCAGGACACCCCCATCCAATGCCACCACGGCACCAACTCCATCGCACACGAGTGTGTCCAGACCCACAGAGCATCcatccagcccctctgggccTGCCTCTTCCCCCACAGCCACCGTGAGCCCGGGTCCCAACAGCACCAGCATTGTCACCGCCAGCTCCAGAAggacagcagcccctgggagctcCG caccccACCGAGCTGAGCCCTGCCGTGGTCGCTGTCATCTCCCTGGCCGTGTgcgtgctgctggcaggggtggCCGCGCTGCTGGTGCGGCGGTCCCGGCGCGGGACGCCCCCCTTCCAGCACCTGGATGA
- the PGPEP1 gene encoding pyroglutamyl-peptidase 1 isoform X1, whose protein sequence is MEKPRRAVVVTGFGPFGEHAVNASWIAVQELEKLGLRDDVDLHVYEVPVEYQTVQRLIPALWKKHSPQLVVHVGVSGMATTVTLEKCGHNVGYKGLDNCRFCPGSQCCVEGGPECIDSIIDMDAVSSRVSALGLDVTVTISKDAGRYLCDFTYYTSLYQSHGRSAFVHVPPLGKPYSAEQLGRALQAIIEEMLDFLEHSEDKINCQHEH, encoded by the exons ATGGAGAAGCCGCGGCGGGCGGTGGTGGTGACGG GGTTTGGGCCGTTTGGAGAGCACGCTGTGAACGCCAGCTGGATTGCAGTCCAG gagctggagaagctggggctgagggatgATGTGGATCTGCACGTCTATGAGGTCCCTGTCGAGTACCAGACCGTGCAGAGACTCATTCCTGCCTTGTGGAAGAAGCACAGTCCCCAA CTGGTGGTGCACGTGGGCGTGTCGGGCATGGCCACCACCGTCACCCTGGAGAAGTGTGGCCACAACGTGGGCTACAAGGGGCTGGACAACTGTCGCTTCTGCCCGGGCTCGCAGTGCTGCGTGGAGGGCGGCCCCGAGTGCATCGACTCCATCATCGACATGGACGCCGTCAGCAGCAGGGTGtctgccctggggctggatgTCACTGTCACCATCTCCAAGGACGCCGGCAG GTACCTCTGTGACTTCACCTACTACACCTCCTTGTACCAGAGCCATGGGAGGTCAGCATTTGTCCACGTGCCTCCTCTGGGGAAACCTTACTCTGCAGAACAGCTGGGCCGGGCCCTGCAGGCCATCATAGAGGAAATGCTGGATTTTTTGGAGCACTCTGAAGACAAAATCAATTGTCAACATGAAcactga
- the JUND gene encoding transcription factor jun-D: protein METPFYHDDVLSGLGSGFAPSSGSNGLLLPFPGGSMMKKDALGMALPEQVAAALKAPGAASGEAAGLLGSAELGLLKLASPELERLIIQSNGLVTTTPTSGQFLYPKAAASEEQEFAEGFVKALEDLHKQNQLGGGAAGSGGGAGGGGGGGSGGAGELPAAGMAPEPPVYANLSTYPAVSYATDPGPFAAPPPRLPPPPPPPPLKDEPQIVPEVPSFGESPPLSPIDMDTQERIKAERKRLRNRIAASKCRKRKLERISRLEEKVKSLKSQNTELASTASLLREQVAQLKQKVLSHVNSGCQLLPQHQHQVPAY from the coding sequence ATGGAAACACCCTTCTACCATGATGATGTGTTGAGCGGCCTCGGCAGCGGCTTCGCTCCGTCCTCCGGCAGCAAcgggctcctcctgcctttccccgGCGGCAGCATGATGAAGAAGGACGCGCTCGGGATGGCCTTACCGGAACAGGTGGCGGCGGCGCTGAAAGCCCCCGGCGCGGCTAGCGGCGAGGCGGCGGGGCTGCTGGGCTCGGccgagctggggctgctcaagCTGGCGTCCCCGGAGCTGGAGCGGCTCATCATCCAGTCCAACGGGCTGGTCACCACCACCCCGACCAGCGGCCAGTTCCTCTACCCCAAAGCGGCCGCCTCCGAGGAGCAGGAGTTCGCCGAGGGTTTCGTCAAGGCGCTGGAGGACTTGCACAAGCAGAACCAGCtgggcggcggcgcggcggggagcggcggcggcgcgggcggcggcggcgggggaggAAGCGGCGGCGCGGGCGAGCTGCCCGCCGCCGGGATGGCCCCGGAGCCGCCGGTCTACGCCAACCTCAGCACCTACCCGGCCGTCAGCTACGCCACCGACCCCGGCCCGTtcgcggcgccgccgccgcggctgcctccgccgccgcccccgccgccgctaAAGGACGAGCCGCAGATCGTGCCGGAGGTGCCGAGCTTCGGGGAGAgccccccgctgtcccccatCGACATGGACACGCAGGAGCGCATCAAGGCGGAACGGAAGCGGCTGAGGAACCGCATCGCCGCCTCCAAGTGCCGCAAGAGGAAGCTGGAGCGGATCTCCCGGCTGGAGGAGAAGGTGAAGAGCCTCAAGAGCCAGAACACGGAGCTCGCCTCCACCGCCAGCCTGCTCCGCGAGCAGGTCGCCCAGCTCAAGCAGAAGGTGCTCAGCCACGTCAACAGcggctgccagctcctgccccagcaccagcaccaggtGCCGGCGTACTGA
- the LOC115914345 gene encoding putative protein TPRXL isoform X1: MARGALRLLCCAAALLAAAATSQGTPPGLDLGAVRAAPSNQTRASTPPSISGSTAPSASPSNQTTAPTPSSTSGSKTSPSSPSSTTTAATPSSTSRSTPPSSPSNITTPTTPSSTSRSTPPSSASITTPTTPSKTSRSTPPSSPSNTTTPTTPSNTSRSTPPQSSPSNTTTPTTPHTISGSTPPLSSSNTTIAPSSARTPPSNATTAPTPSHTSVSRPTEHPSSPSGPASSPTATVSPGPNSTSIVTASSRRTAAPGSSEQHPTELSPAVVAVISLAVCVLLAGVAALLVRRSRRGTPPFQHLDEVPMSKVTEGSPAPTLS; the protein is encoded by the exons ATGGCCCGGGGCGCGCTCCGCCTGCTCTGCTGCGCCGCTGCCCTGCTCGCTGCCGCAG CCACCAGCCAGGGCACTCCACCTGGCCTTGATTTGGGAGCAGTCCGTGCAGCTCCATCCAACCAAACCAGAGCATCAACCCCACCCAGCATCTCGGGATCAACAGCACCTTCAGCATCTCCATCCAACCAAACCACAGCACCAACCCCTTCCAGTACCTCGGGATCAAAAACctctccatcatctccatccagcaccaccacagcagCAACCCCATCCAGTACCTCGAGATCAACACCTCCATCATCTCCATCCAACATCACCACACCAACAACTCCATCCAGTACCTCGAGATCAACACCTCCATCATCTGCATCCATCACCACACCAACAACTCCATCTAAGACCTCAAGATCAACACCTCCGTCATCTCCATCCAACACCACCACACCAACAACTCCATCCAACACCTCGAGATCAACACCACCTCAATCATCTCCATCTAACACCACCACACCAACAACTCCACACACTATTTCAGGGTCAACACCTCCATTATCTTCATCCAACACCACCATAGCACCATCTTCAGCCAGGACACCCCCATCCAATGCCACCACGGCACCAACTCCATCGCACACGAGTGTGTCCAGACCCACAGAGCATCcatccagcccctctgggccTGCCTCTTCCCCCACAGCCACCGTGAGCCCGGGTCCCAACAGCACCAGCATTGTCACCGCCAGCTCCAGAAggacagcagcccctgggagctcCG agcagcaccccACCGAGCTGAGCCCTGCCGTGGTCGCTGTCATCTCCCTGGCCGTGTgcgtgctgctggcaggggtggCCGCGCTGCTGGTGCGGCGGTCCCGGCGCGGGACGCCCCCCTTCCAGCACCTGGATGAGGTGCCCATG aGCAAAGTGACCGAGGGGTCCCCTGCGCCCACCCTCAGCTGA